TAGGTTTGGAGTCTTTGCCCCAGCCCCCGTATTGGTAACCTGAATTCAAATGAGCGTTCAACTGGACAACCATGGGCTTGCTGATTTTCAGGATTCCTGTGTGATTGCAATTgcctgaaataataataataattcatgtcagtttcatatttttttatgttacatACACTAGCCTCGAAGTAGTTGCCTTACCAATATCTGGTTGGATGAACTCTTGATCCTCCTGGCAGTCCTTCAGCTTCTTCTGCAGTTTAGCAAACTCAATGCGGATCACATCCAGGTTGCTCTTGTCATAAGTCTCCAGTTGATTCACAATAAGCGTCATGTTACGGATCTAGGagtaaaaatatatcataaataaTCAGCTAAAGGAATGTTGTTTGCCATTGGGAAATACAGTTTTAAAGGTAAGTTTAAAGTTTCTCTCACCTCAGTATATAGGCTGTCGAATATGGGTGATGAGGAGTTAAGAGACTCTCTGAGCTGAGTTACCAGAGCCTCAAACTCTCTGAGCTCGATTCTAAGCAGCTCAAAGTCCAGTTTGATGTATTTGTCAGGACTGGTTTCCAGCATGGCCACTCTCACATTCAGATCTGACAGTTCTTTCAAATATACGTTCAGCTTAGCCTCATAGCTCACCATCTAAATGAAAGCATGGATCAGCATGAGTATGAATGCTTGCAAATGGTTTGGTCAGATTTACTTTTCCTGTTCTGTCTTGTACCTTGTTCATTTGGATTTTCACTTCTAAGATCATATCCTTGCTGACTTGCTGCATGTGCTCAACCCGGTCGGCTGGGAAGGAGGTGTCAGGTAGAAACACATGACAAAGGCACTGACCGGACTCACCTACTGACGTGGTCACATTACCAGAGTCCCAGTCCTCCAGTGGCTGAAAAAggataatacatttaaaacaaaTCAGCAATACAGTGAAACATAAGAAATGGCCGTCTGGATGTTTTAGTAAGAGCTACTTACAATCCATGCCAAAGCAGGACTGATGATGAAGAGGCACAACACAACTGCCAGCATCGTGTCTAAGTTCAACTCTCAAGTGTCTACTTTGCTGTCTGGTCAGTGGGTTTTTAAAGACAACCGCTATCATGTCATCTGTTGTCTTCCCATAGTTATGATTTCATCCCTCTGGATTTGTAAACCTTTCAGATGCTCTTTCACCAAAGATTTACAACAGGCTTCAAGTTCATATTTACTCAAAGTAAACTCTAACGTCAGGTTTGATCTAATCATGGGGCGTAAATGACAACTCGACCATCTGGAACTTTCTCATCAGATCTGGGACAATACATAGTTTACACATCAACTTGCCACTTGAACTTTCTCGATGAAGATATTCTCAGCACTTTACCCTATACTATGATCTCCACTTCAGCCACATTTTCCCCTTTCCTTCAGAAAGACATCCCTGAGTACTTGAGCGCCTCGTTCCTTGGTGATGGCAATATGTGTGTCTGTTTGCTGAGTCAAACAGTAAGACATAACACAGGATATAATTCACAAATTCACACTGAACATGCATGTTTATAACCTTGTACTACCTTTTAGGGTGACAATTCAGCATCTGTTGTTAGCCATTAGACTAACTGTGGtacatttacagcaatgtgaatgTAATGTACAAAGTccctgttaaaaaaaatattaaaaaaataaataaataaataaaatagaacacaggAACTTAACATTTAACACCAAGTGAATTTAAGTTAAACTATGAGATACATTGTGGTATGAAGGCATCCACCCATTACTGTTGGCTTTTGACTAAAATCATTTATTTCTTATTGCTTCATAATTGATATGAATTCCATAATCTTGTGTGCATAACTCAAGTACTTCTTTTGAACAATATGTTTTATGAAGCAGAAGTATAATCTGTCCAAACTGTAAAACTTTGTAC
This portion of the Sphaeramia orbicularis chromosome 22, fSphaOr1.1, whole genome shotgun sequence genome encodes:
- the LOC115414152 gene encoding olfactomedin-4-like, which encodes MLAVVLCLFIISPALAWIPLEDWDSGNVTTSVGESGQCLCHVFLPDTSFPADRVEHMQQVSKDMILEVKIQMNKMVSYEAKLNVYLKELSDLNVRVAMLETSPDKYIKLDFELLRIELREFEALVTQLRESLNSSSPIFDSLYTEIRNMTLIVNQLETYDKSNLDVIRIEFAKLQKKLKDCQEDQEFIQPDIGNCNHTGILKISKPMVVQLNAHLNSGYQYGGWGKDSKPIRGYESMYYYGGYSGAHVYDFYLYSNYDKLILRSEFKRHHIPSAYVGTGNNYIVHGNSIYYQHDVGMCKLNLTSSRYDFRAVSDASGSFSYSYSPNQNLDFAADENGLWVLYASDESRGKMIIAKVDEKSFGIEDKWNTGVYKQLVGNAFMACGIMYATRPVDLNTEEIFYAFDTKTGEEKQLSITFPKFQERYTNLDYNPMDQKLYMYNNGYYVSYNVRFNRG